A window from Mytilus galloprovincialis chromosome 8, xbMytGall1.hap1.1, whole genome shotgun sequence encodes these proteins:
- the LOC143085375 gene encoding complement C1q-like protein 4, with translation MIFRGLLLLCLIGICSASEEVIQNQHLLARIEALEITVKKLSISDNCAKALSTKCEGNDSDLLNKRLEVNSLTPVAFSAYINHFVSNIAIGAVIPFEKVTTNEGNAFNGGTGIFTCTQSGLYLFMWNIMVDHGYSTQINLIVNGAIRRWSHATAINSGYTNAANHDLVRLNEGDKVWIANERTSGEIHPHHTTFSGVLLSL, from the exons ATGATTTTTCGAGGgttgttgttactttgtctcattggaatatgttcaGCGTCAGAAGAGGTGATTCAGAACCAACACCTCCTCGCTCGTATTGAAGCACTAGAAATAACAGTTAAAAAGCTGTCAATATCAGACAACTGTGCCAAAGCTCTGTCTACCAAGTGTGAGGGAAATGATTCAGATCTCCTCAACAAACGACTAGaag TCAACTCCTTAACTCCAGTGGCCTTTTCAGCATACATCAATCACTTTGTTAGCAACATTGCCATTGGTGCAGTAATTCCTTTCGAGAAAGTTACCACAAACGAAGGAAATGCATTTAACGGCGGAACAGGTATATTTACCTGTACACAATCTGGACTGTATTTATTCATGTGGAATATCATGGTAGACCACGGTTACAGCACACAAATAAATTTGATTGTTAATGGTGCAATCCGTCGGTGGTCACATGCTACTGCCATAAATTCGGGCTACACAAATGCAGCTAATCACGACCTAGTTCGTTTGAACGAAGGGGATAAAGTTTGGATTGCCAACGAACGGACATCCGGTGAAATTCACCCCCATCATACTACTTTTTCAGGAGTTTTATTatctttataa
- the LOC143085374 gene encoding glycine receptor subunit alpha-2-like encodes MIASGKIVKLILLTFITLASSNKDNENTSKAEYSKARENVLKELFKDTGYDPTISPSFNEDGPVVCQVQLYIMSINSISDSSMDYSMSMFIRQQWNDSRLMYNESLGITHLELDTKVMKNVWVPDLFINNEKKANIHHVTVPNMLMHIYPDGKVVYSMRVTGTFTCEMNLLKYPLDTQICSMGMESYGYSTENLVFEWNENPISYPPNMSLPQFELDGITTYNCDKNYVGISYTCLKVDITLSRNYGYHIIQIYVPSFLIVFLSWVSFWLNIDAIPARISLGLLTVLTMTTQSSGARASLPKVSYVKAIDVWMAMCLLFVFGALVEFAYVNVLARVERRRQATISERRKVHTDPDANGEPVEWDKAPRYRLFLKSVTDREKARVVDKVSRVAFPLVFVTFNIIYWTVYIFWEPVLREGS; translated from the exons ATGATAGCTTCGGGAAAAATAGTAAAGCTTattcttttaacttttataacATTAGCATCATCAAATAAAGACAACGAAAACACTAGCAAAGCAGAATATAGCAAAGCAAG AGAGAACGTTTTAAAAGAACTGTTTAAGGACACTGGATATGATCCTACAATATCTCCAAGTTTTAATGAAG ATGGTCCAGTTGTATGCCAGGTCCAGCTGTATATTATGAGCATTAATTCAATAAGTGATTCCTCTATG GATTACTCTATGAGTATGTTTATACGACAACAATGGAACGACAGTCGTTTGATGTATAATGAGAGTCTTGGAATAACCCATTTGGAACTGGATACCAAAGTAATGAAAAACGTATGGGTACCAGATTTATTCATCAACAACGAAAAGAAAGCGAATATCCACCACGTGACTGTACCTAATATGTTGATGCATATATATCCCGATGGAAAGGTAGTTTATAGTATGAG AGTGACGGGCACATTTACCTGTGAAATGAATCTTCTGAAATATCCATTGGATACACAGATATGCTCAATGGGAATGGAAAGTT atgGATACAGCACAGAAAATTTAGTATTTGAGTGGAACGAAAATCCTATATCGTACCCTCCTAAcatgtctctacctcaatttgaATTAGATGGAATAACAACTTATAATTGTGACAAAAATTATGTTGGCA TAAGTTACACGTGTCTAAAAGTGGACATAACTCTTTCTAGGAACTATGGTTACCATATTATCCAGATTTATGTTCCAAGTTTCCTAATAGTATTTCTCTCTTGGGTTTCCTTTTGGTTAAATATTGACGCCATACCGGCGCGCATATCATTAGGACTGCTGACAGTATTGACAATGACAACTCAAAGCTCGGGTGCGCGTGCGTCATTACCCAAGGTGTCGTATGTAAAAGCTATAGACGTTTGGATGGCGATGTGTTTACTGTTTGTGTTTGGAGCTCTAGTAGAATTTGCGTATGTGAATGTTCTTGCCAGAGTTGAAAGGAGAAGACAAGCAACGATATCGGAAAGACGAAAAGTTCATACAGATCCCGATGCAAATGGCGAACCG GTTGAATGGGACAAGGCTCCTCGATATCGGTTGTTTCTCAAGAGTGTTACAGACCGAGAGAAAGCAAGAGTCGTTGATAAAGTTTCCAGAGTGGCTTTTCCTCTCGTCTTTGTCACATTTAACATTATTTATTGGACTGTTTATATATTTTGGGAACCAGTTCTTCGTGAAGGGAGCTAG